A section of the Geothermobacter ehrlichii genome encodes:
- a CDS encoding GTP-binding protein — translation MSKEKFERTKPHVNIGTIGHVDHGKTTLTAA, via the coding sequence ATGTCCAAGGAAAAATTCGAGAGAACAAAGCCCCATGTCAACATTGGCACCATCGGCCACGTTGACCACGGGAAGACGACTCTGACCGCTGCCAT
- the fusA gene encoding elongation factor G, which produces MARKVALEKTRNIGIMAHIDAGKTTTTERILYYTGVSHKIGEVHDGAATMDWMEQEQERGITITSAATTCFWREHRINIIDTPGHVDFTIEVERSLKVLDGAIAVFCSVGGVEPQSETVWRQADKYGVPRIAFINKMDRVGADFQRGVDMMRERLGANPVPIQLPIGKEDSFRGIIDLVQMKAIVWDDESLGAKYDVIEIPGELRDEAEAAREVMLEEICSQDEELMDKYLGGEELTIDEIKAGIRKATTDLHINPVLCGSAFKNKGVQTLLDAVVDYMPSPLDVPAIRGSHPDSGEELTRPADDDGPFAALAFKIMTDPFVGQLTFFRVYSGVAESGVSVLNTTKGKKERFGRLLKMHANKREEIKQVYSGDIAAAVGLKFTTTGDTLCDEKNPCLLEAMEFPEPVIHIAVEPKTKADQEKLGTALQKLLQEDPSLRCHTDEETGQTILSGMGELHLEIIIDRLKREFKVEANVGAPQVAYRETITKKVEVQGKFVRQSGGRGQYGDCHLRLEPLEPGSGFEFVDEIKGGVIPREYIPAVQKGCEEACENGPLAGFPVVDVRVTCFDGSYHEVDSSEMAFKIAGSMGFKEGAQKASPVLLEPVMAVEVVVPEEYMGDVMGDLNSRRGRVMGMEARGGAQVINAHVPLANMFGYATDLRSMTQGRANYTMVFDHYEQVPASIAEEIIAKTKS; this is translated from the coding sequence GTGGCACGCAAGGTAGCACTTGAAAAGACCCGCAATATCGGGATTATGGCTCATATCGACGCCGGCAAGACGACGACGACCGAGCGTATTCTTTACTATACGGGGGTCTCGCACAAGATCGGTGAGGTCCATGATGGCGCCGCCACCATGGACTGGATGGAGCAGGAGCAGGAGCGCGGCATCACCATCACCTCGGCTGCGACCACCTGTTTCTGGCGCGAGCATCGCATCAACATCATCGACACCCCGGGGCACGTTGACTTCACCATCGAGGTCGAGCGTTCGCTGAAGGTGCTCGATGGTGCGATTGCCGTCTTCTGTTCGGTCGGTGGTGTTGAGCCTCAGTCGGAAACTGTTTGGCGTCAGGCCGACAAGTACGGCGTTCCCCGGATTGCCTTCATTAACAAGATGGACCGTGTCGGGGCCGATTTCCAGCGCGGCGTCGACATGATGCGCGAGCGTCTTGGTGCCAACCCGGTGCCGATTCAGCTGCCGATCGGCAAGGAGGACAGCTTTCGCGGCATCATCGATCTGGTGCAGATGAAGGCTATCGTCTGGGATGACGAATCGCTGGGTGCCAAGTATGACGTCATCGAGATTCCCGGCGAGTTGCGCGACGAGGCCGAGGCGGCCCGCGAGGTGATGCTGGAGGAGATCTGCTCCCAGGACGAGGAGCTGATGGACAAGTATCTCGGCGGTGAGGAGCTGACCATCGACGAGATCAAGGCTGGCATCCGCAAGGCGACCACCGACCTGCACATCAATCCGGTGCTCTGCGGTTCCGCCTTCAAGAACAAGGGCGTGCAGACGCTGCTCGACGCCGTCGTCGACTACATGCCGTCGCCGCTCGACGTCCCCGCCATCCGTGGCAGCCATCCCGACAGCGGCGAGGAACTGACCCGGCCGGCCGACGACGACGGTCCTTTTGCCGCCCTGGCCTTCAAGATCATGACCGACCCCTTTGTCGGTCAGCTCACCTTCTTCCGTGTCTATTCCGGTGTTGCCGAGTCCGGTGTCTCGGTGCTCAATACCACCAAGGGCAAGAAGGAACGTTTTGGCCGTCTGCTCAAGATGCACGCCAACAAACGTGAGGAAATCAAGCAGGTTTACTCCGGCGATATCGCCGCCGCCGTCGGTCTGAAGTTCACCACTACCGGCGACACGCTTTGCGACGAGAAGAATCCGTGCCTGCTCGAGGCCATGGAGTTCCCCGAGCCGGTCATTCACATCGCCGTCGAGCCGAAGACCAAGGCCGATCAGGAAAAACTCGGGACCGCACTGCAGAAGCTGCTGCAGGAGGACCCTTCGCTGCGCTGCCACACCGATGAGGAGACCGGTCAGACCATCCTCTCCGGCATGGGCGAGTTGCATCTCGAAATCATCATTGACCGCCTCAAGCGCGAGTTCAAGGTCGAGGCCAACGTCGGCGCGCCCCAGGTCGCCTACCGCGAGACCATCACCAAGAAGGTCGAGGTTCAGGGCAAGTTCGTTCGCCAGTCTGGTGGTCGCGGTCAGTATGGTGATTGTCACCTGCGCCTCGAGCCTCTCGAGCCGGGCAGCGGCTTTGAGTTTGTTGACGAGATCAAAGGCGGCGTGATTCCGCGAGAATACATTCCCGCCGTGCAGAAAGGCTGCGAAGAGGCCTGTGAAAATGGCCCGCTGGCCGGTTTTCCGGTGGTCGACGTGCGCGTCACCTGCTTCGACGGTTCCTATCACGAGGTCGACTCATCGGAGATGGCTTTCAAGATTGCCGGCTCGATGGGCTTCAAGGAGGGCGCCCAGAAGGCTTCGCCCGTCCTGCTCGAGCCGGTGATGGCGGTCGAGGTGGTCGTGCCCGAGGAATACATGGGCGACGTCATGGGCGACCTCAACAGCCGGCGCGGCCGCGTCATGGGTATGGAGGCGCGGGGCGGTGCCCAGGTCATCAATGCCCATGTGCCGCTGGCCAACATGTTCGGTTATGCCACTGATCTGCGCAGCATGACTCAGGGGCGGGCCAACTACACTATGGTCTTCGATCACTACGAGCAGGTGCCCGCTTCCATCGCCGAAGAGATTATCGCCAAGACCAAATCGTAA
- the rpsG gene encoding 30S ribosomal protein S7, protein MPRRREVPKRVILPDPKYNDRLLAKFVNCIMLDGKKSVAEGIVYGAFDLVAERTGEDPLEVFKKAMENVRPMLEVKSRRVGGSTYQVPVEVRADRRNALAIRWIINYARQRGEKTMKERLAGELLDAAANRGSSVKKREDTHKMAEANKAFAHYRW, encoded by the coding sequence ATGCCGAGAAGAAGAGAGGTTCCCAAGCGCGTCATTCTGCCCGATCCCAAGTACAACGACCGGCTGCTCGCCAAGTTCGTCAACTGCATCATGTTGGACGGCAAGAAGAGTGTGGCCGAAGGGATTGTCTACGGCGCCTTTGACCTTGTTGCTGAGCGGACCGGCGAAGATCCCCTCGAGGTCTTCAAGAAGGCGATGGAAAATGTACGGCCGATGCTGGAGGTCAAGTCCCGCCGGGTCGGCGGTTCGACTTATCAGGTTCCGGTCGAGGTTCGGGCCGACCGCCGTAATGCCCTGGCGATCCGCTGGATCATCAATTACGCCCGGCAGCGCGGCGAGAAGACCATGAAGGAGCGTCTCGCCGGTGAGTTGCTCGACGCTGCCGCCAATCGCGGCAGCTCGGTCAAGAAGCGGGAAGACACGCACAAGATGGCCGAGGCCAACAAGGCCTTTGCTCATTATCGCTGGTAA
- the rpsL gene encoding 30S ribosomal protein S12 produces the protein MPTINQLIRKGRKQKVKKSTAPALQCNPQKRGVCTRVYTTTPKKPNSALRKVARVRLTNGIVVTSYIPGVGHNLQEHSVVLIRGGRVKDLPGVRYHIVRGALDLAGVQDRRQGRSKYGAKRPK, from the coding sequence ATGCCTACGATTAATCAGCTGATCCGCAAGGGACGGAAGCAGAAAGTCAAGAAGTCGACTGCTCCTGCTCTGCAGTGCAACCCGCAAAAGCGAGGCGTCTGCACGCGTGTCTACACCACGACCCCCAAGAAGCCGAATTCGGCTCTGCGCAAGGTTGCCCGCGTGCGTCTGACCAATGGCATCGTCGTGACCTCCTATATTCCCGGGGTTGGCCACAATCTGCAGGAGCACTCCGTGGTTCTGATCCGTGGCGGGCGTGTCAAGGACTTGCCTGGTGTTCGTTATCACATCGTGCGTGGCGCCCTCGACCTCGCCGGCGTTCAGGACCGGCGCCAGGGTCGTTCCAAGTATGGTGCCAAGAGACCGAAATAA